The Aequorivita sublithincola DSM 14238 genome window below encodes:
- a CDS encoding NifU family protein → MLHFNIEISQTTNQNIVKFIANSFLTPSTSYEFKNIDEAKASPLAQQLFYLPFVKTVYISQNFIAIEKYDILEWKDVQEEVADSIAEYLNSGKSVITEMDTPKKLPITIYAESTPNPTVMKFIANKTLATGIFEFKNSDEATNSPLAKALFNFPFVKEVFISSNYISVMKHDWVEWQDLTMEIREFIRKFIEDGKSVLNEEASAKTTPSESISSTENTLDQNQKPHTELEKEIISILDEYVKPAVARDGGHILFDSFNETTKTVKVILQGACSGCPSSTITLKNGIETMLKEMLNGQIDSVEAVNG, encoded by the coding sequence ATGTTGCATTTTAACATAGAAATTTCTCAAACTACCAACCAAAACATTGTTAAATTTATTGCCAATTCTTTCTTAACGCCCTCTACTAGCTACGAGTTTAAAAATATTGACGAGGCAAAAGCCAGTCCGTTGGCGCAACAACTTTTTTATCTTCCATTTGTGAAAACGGTTTATATTTCACAAAATTTCATCGCTATTGAAAAATACGACATTTTGGAATGGAAAGACGTGCAAGAAGAAGTTGCAGATTCCATTGCAGAATATTTGAATTCCGGAAAATCTGTAATCACAGAAATGGATACTCCTAAAAAACTTCCAATAACTATTTATGCCGAAAGTACACCGAATCCTACGGTAATGAAATTTATTGCCAATAAAACCTTGGCAACGGGTATTTTTGAATTCAAAAATAGTGATGAAGCAACAAATTCGCCTTTAGCAAAAGCCTTGTTTAACTTTCCCTTTGTAAAGGAAGTTTTTATCAGCTCCAACTATATTTCAGTAATGAAACACGATTGGGTGGAATGGCAGGACCTAACTATGGAAATCAGAGAATTCATCCGAAAGTTTATTGAGGATGGAAAGTCTGTTTTAAATGAAGAAGCTTCAGCTAAAACGACTCCTTCTGAAAGCATTTCTTCAACTGAAAATACTTTAGACCAAAACCAAAAACCACATACCGAGCTCGAAAAAGAGATAATCTCCATCTTGGATGAATACGTAAAACCCGCTGTAGCAAGAGATGGCGGCCATATACTTTTTGATTCATTTAATGAAACAACCAAAACAGTAAAAGTGATCCTTCAAGGTGCGTGCAGTGGTTGTCCTTCTTCAACCATTACCTTAAAAAATGGAATTGAAACTATGTTGAAGGAAATGTTGAACGGGCAGATTGATAGTGTTGAGGCTGTTAATGGGTAA
- a CDS encoding mechanosensitive ion channel family protein has product MDKFQNFDIYLERYGQKLIDFLPSLIGSILMLLIGLWLIKIINRFIKKFFNKTDYDPTLENFIASLIRWGLKIVLFVLVITQLGVESASLVAIIGAAGLAIGLALQGSLSNFAGGVLILLLKPFKVGDFISAQGVDGTVKEISIFNTRLTTFGNQLAILPNGKLSNDNIINYSIEGVRREKLSFGIGYDDDIKQAKDILLKLVSEQETVFNIEDKMPMVAVEELGDSSVNLTVRYWAKNEDFWNLRWLVLEEGKARLEAAGISIPFPQRDVHHFNLETLKK; this is encoded by the coding sequence ATGGATAAATTTCAAAACTTTGACATCTATTTAGAACGATATGGACAAAAATTAATTGACTTTTTGCCGAGCCTTATTGGCTCCATTTTAATGCTGCTGATTGGTCTTTGGCTTATAAAAATAATCAACCGTTTCATAAAAAAGTTTTTTAACAAAACAGATTACGATCCCACACTAGAAAATTTTATTGCAAGTCTAATTAGATGGGGATTGAAAATTGTACTATTTGTTTTAGTGATAACCCAGCTTGGTGTTGAATCCGCCTCGTTAGTTGCCATTATTGGTGCTGCAGGTCTTGCCATAGGTTTGGCATTACAAGGTTCGCTCTCAAACTTTGCTGGTGGCGTTTTGATATTATTGCTAAAACCATTTAAAGTTGGCGATTTCATCAGTGCGCAAGGTGTTGATGGAACGGTAAAGGAAATTTCAATTTTTAATACAAGACTCACCACTTTTGGGAATCAATTAGCCATTCTTCCCAACGGAAAATTAAGTAACGATAATATTATAAACTATTCTATTGAAGGAGTGAGAAGAGAAAAGCTATCTTTTGGCATAGGTTATGATGATGATATAAAACAAGCGAAAGACATATTGCTCAAACTAGTTTCAGAACAAGAAACGGTTTTTAATATTGAAGACAAAATGCCAATGGTTGCCGTGGAAGAACTTGGTGACAGTTCAGTAAATCTTACAGTTCGTTATTGGGCTAAAAATGAGGATTTCTGGAACCTTCGTTGGTTAGTTTTAGAAGAAGGAAAAGCAAGATTGGAAGCTGCAGGAATTTCCATACCCTTCCCACAACGTGATGTGCATCATTTTAATTTGGAAACATTAAAAAAATAA
- a CDS encoding dodecin family protein — MAVLKVIEILASSKDSWEDATRNAVNEAGKSIKNIRSVYVREQSCVIDNDKITHFRVNVKITFEVN; from the coding sequence ATGGCAGTATTAAAAGTAATTGAAATCCTTGCAAGCTCAAAAGACAGCTGGGAAGACGCAACCCGTAACGCAGTAAACGAAGCTGGAAAAAGCATCAAAAATATACGTTCCGTTTATGTTCGGGAACAAAGTTGTGTGATTGACAATGATAAAATCACTCATTTCCGAGTGAATGTGAAAATCACTTTCGAAGTAAATTAA
- a CDS encoding thioredoxin domain-containing protein → MRLLFAFLVTTLFIGCNSSKNETLETHPYTNDLIHESSPYLLQHAHNPVNWKPYGEASLQQAKKEKKLLIISIGYAACHWCHVMEHESFEDSTVAAVMNKNFISVKVDREERPDVDQTYINAVQLMTGSAGWPLNVVTLPDGRPVWGGTYFRKNDWIDALEQIQKVYNEEPEKLMAYANRLEEGIKSMDLVHLNTEDVDFAKYPTSEIVENLSQNFDAKNGGFKGAPKFMMPNNLEFLLRQAVQENNADLLGYVTLTLDKMAYGGLYDQIGGGFARYSTDEKWHVPHFEKMLYDNAQLVSLYSNAYLVTKKPLYKEVVEETLDFIARDMTNDEGGFYSSLDADSKDENGKLEEGAFYVFTSEELQKILKDDFDIFKEYYNVNSYGKWEKNHYVLIRKKTDDEIEKEFGITSEAFQQKKEDWKNTLLAYRNKRPKPRLDDKTLTSWNAMMLKGYVDAYKTFGKREYLDAALKNAAFISEKQLQKNGALFHNYKDGKSSINGFLEDYAFTIEAFIDLYQATLDEKWLTLSKKMADYAKTNFFDEEKQMFYFTSKEDAAIVTRNFEYRDNVIPASNSVMAKNLFVLSKYFEETGFDEISHQMFKNVSVEIEQYPSGFSNWLDLLSSFQNDFYEVVIVGKDVSEKIKELNKHYLPNIIIAGSKGENSGPLFENRYTPDATLIYVCVNNACKLPVEDTKIAIESLNKKE, encoded by the coding sequence ATGCGCTTACTATTTGCTTTTCTGGTAACGACCTTATTTATTGGCTGCAATTCCTCTAAAAATGAAACCTTGGAAACACATCCCTATACAAACGATTTAATTCACGAATCCAGTCCTTACTTGCTTCAACACGCCCACAATCCTGTGAATTGGAAACCTTATGGTGAAGCTTCTCTTCAGCAAGCAAAAAAGGAGAAGAAACTACTGATTATAAGCATTGGCTATGCAGCTTGCCACTGGTGCCACGTGATGGAACACGAAAGTTTTGAGGACAGTACAGTAGCAGCGGTGATGAATAAAAATTTTATCTCCGTAAAAGTGGATCGAGAAGAACGCCCAGACGTGGACCAAACCTATATAAACGCCGTGCAACTTATGACTGGTAGCGCGGGTTGGCCGCTTAATGTGGTTACACTTCCCGACGGCAGACCTGTTTGGGGTGGGACTTATTTCAGAAAAAACGATTGGATAGATGCTCTGGAGCAAATTCAAAAAGTTTACAACGAAGAACCCGAAAAGTTGATGGCCTACGCCAATAGATTGGAAGAAGGCATAAAAAGTATGGATTTGGTGCATTTGAATACGGAAGATGTGGACTTTGCAAAATATCCTACTTCAGAAATAGTTGAGAATCTATCGCAGAATTTCGATGCCAAGAACGGCGGATTTAAAGGCGCTCCAAAATTTATGATGCCAAACAATCTTGAGTTTTTACTGCGACAAGCTGTTCAAGAAAATAATGCAGACTTACTTGGTTATGTAACGCTAACACTAGACAAAATGGCTTATGGCGGTCTTTACGACCAAATTGGCGGCGGATTTGCGCGTTACAGCACAGACGAAAAATGGCATGTGCCACATTTCGAAAAAATGCTTTATGACAATGCACAACTCGTAAGCCTTTATAGCAACGCCTATTTAGTTACAAAAAAACCACTTTACAAAGAAGTAGTTGAAGAAACCTTGGATTTTATAGCCCGAGATATGACCAACGATGAAGGCGGATTCTATTCTTCTCTAGATGCAGACAGCAAAGATGAAAACGGCAAACTGGAAGAAGGTGCTTTTTACGTTTTTACTTCGGAAGAATTACAGAAAATATTGAAAGATGATTTCGATATTTTTAAAGAATACTATAATGTGAACAGCTACGGAAAGTGGGAAAAGAACCATTACGTACTTATCCGAAAAAAGACAGATGACGAAATTGAGAAGGAATTTGGAATTACTTCCGAAGCATTTCAACAAAAAAAAGAAGACTGGAAAAACACACTTCTAGCCTATCGCAACAAAAGACCAAAACCACGATTGGACGACAAAACGCTCACTTCCTGGAATGCAATGATGCTGAAGGGATATGTAGATGCTTATAAAACCTTCGGCAAAAGAGAATATTTGGATGCTGCGCTTAAAAATGCAGCCTTTATTTCTGAAAAACAACTTCAAAAAAACGGAGCGCTTTTTCACAATTACAAAGACGGAAAAAGCAGTATCAATGGGTTTTTGGAGGATTATGCCTTCACCATTGAAGCTTTTATAGATTTATACCAAGCCACTTTGGATGAAAAATGGTTGACGCTTTCAAAAAAAATGGCAGATTATGCGAAGACCAACTTTTTTGATGAAGAGAAACAGATGTTCTATTTCACTTCAAAGGAAGATGCGGCGATCGTAACACGAAATTTTGAATATCGCGATAATGTGATTCCTGCTTCAAACTCAGTGATGGCGAAGAATCTTTTCGTGCTTTCAAAATATTTTGAAGAGACTGGTTTTGATGAAATTTCGCATCAAATGTTTAAAAATGTTTCAGTAGAAATTGAACAATATCCAAGCGGATTTTCAAATTGGCTGGATTTACTCTCTAGTTTTCAAAACGATTTTTATGAAGTTGTAATCGTGGGAAAAGACGTTTCAGAAAAAATAAAAGAATTAAACAAACACTACCTACCCAATATAATTATTGCTGGAAGTAAAGGCGAAAACAGCGGGCCGCTATTTGAAAACAGATACACCCCAGATGCAACACTTATCTATGTTTGCGTAAACAACGCCTGTAAACTTCCAGTGGAAGACACAAAAATTGCAATTGAATCACTAAACAAAAAAGAATAA